A stretch of the Pongo pygmaeus isolate AG05252 chromosome 16, NHGRI_mPonPyg2-v2.0_pri, whole genome shotgun sequence genome encodes the following:
- the CTXND1 gene encoding cortexin domain-containing 1 protein — translation MEEPTPEPVYVDVDKGLTLACFVFLCLFLVVMIIRCAKVIMDPYSAIPTSTWEEQHLDD, via the coding sequence ATGGAGGAGCCCACGCCGGAGCCCGTCTATGTCGACGTGGACAAAGGGCTGACCTTGGCCTGCTTCgtcttcctctgcctcttcctTGTCGTGATGATCATCCGCTGTGCCAAGGTCATCATGGACCCTTACAGCGCCATCCCCACATCCACCTGGGAGGAGCAGCACCTGGATGACTGA